One genomic region from Rosa rugosa chromosome 1, drRosRugo1.1, whole genome shotgun sequence encodes:
- the LOC133708774 gene encoding probable purine permease 5 isoform X1, which yields MQPLLESGGRMEDDSPNPPVSLHARISALKTMAWEEYKSKPISHWILLLLSSAAMLVAFPASSLLSRIYFANGGTSKWIISWVAVAGWPLTALILLPTYFFCKTFPTPLNLKLTLSYAFLGFLSAADNLMYAYAYAYLPASTASLLASSSLVFSALFGYILVKNKLNASIVNAIVIITAAMTIIALDSDSDRYDYVTEKQYILGFVWDILGSALHGLIFALSELVFVKLLGRRSFHVVLEQQLGVSLFAFLFTTIGVIWNKDFQGMASEARSFEGGKSSYYLVLIWSTITFQLGVLGATAVLFLSSTVLAGVLNAVRVPLTSIAAVILLNDPMSGLKILSLIVTFWGFGCYIYGSSSGSRDPS from the coding sequence GGGGAAGAATGGAGGATGATTCACCAAATCCTCCCGTTTCATTGCATGCCCGGATTTCTGCCCTTAAGACAATGGCTTGGGAAGAATACAAAAGCAAGCCAATCTCGCATTGGATTCTTCTACTTCTAAGCAGTGCGGCAATGCTTGTAGCGTTTCCTGCATCTAGCCTTCTATCTCGTATCTATTTTGCCAATGGCGGCACTAGCAAGTGGATCATTTCATGGGTGGCTGTTGCAGGGTGGCCTTTGACTGCTTTGATCTTACTGCCTACGTACTTCTTCTGCAAAACCTTTCCCACCCCTCTGAATTTAAAACTTACATTATCTTATGCTTTCCTAGGTTTCCTAAGTGCTGCTGACAATCTTATGTATGCATATGCATATGCATACCTCCCAGCATCTACTGCTTCTCTTCTTGCATCATCATCTCTTGTATTTTCTGCATTGTTTGGATATATACTGGTGAAGAACAAACTCAATGCTTCAATAGTAAATGCTATTGTGATCATTACTGCTGCTATGACCATCATTGCATTGGATTCTGATTCGGACAGATATGACTATGTCACTGAGAAGCAATACATTCTAGGTTTCGTGTGGGATATTTTGGGATCTGCTCTCCATGGGCTCATTTTTGCTCTCTCAGAGCTAGTTTTTGTGAAGCTACTTGGTAGAAGGTCCTTCCATGTTGTGCTGGAGCAACAACTCGGGGTTTCCCTATTTGCGTTTCTGTTTACCACGATCGGGGTCATTTGGAATAAGGATTTTCAGGGAATGGCATCTGAGGCGAGAAGTTTCGAGGGTGGTAAATCTTCTTATTACCTTGTTCTCATTTGGAGTACAATCACTTTCCAGTTGGGGGTGTTAGGAGCTACTGCTGTGCTTTTTCTGTCTTCCACCGTTCTCGCTGGTGTTCTCAATGCAGTAAGGGTACCACTCACAAGCATTGCAGCTGTGATATTGTTAAACGATCCCATGAGCGGCTTAAAGATCCTCTCTTTGATAGTTACATTTTGGGGATTTGGCTGCTACATCTATGGCAGCTCCTCTGGAAGCAGAGATCCTTCATAA
- the LOC133708774 gene encoding probable purine permease 5 isoform X2 — MEDDSPNPPVSLHARISALKTMAWEEYKSKPISHWILLLLSSAAMLVAFPASSLLSRIYFANGGTSKWIISWVAVAGWPLTALILLPTYFFCKTFPTPLNLKLTLSYAFLGFLSAADNLMYAYAYAYLPASTASLLASSSLVFSALFGYILVKNKLNASIVNAIVIITAAMTIIALDSDSDRYDYVTEKQYILGFVWDILGSALHGLIFALSELVFVKLLGRRSFHVVLEQQLGVSLFAFLFTTIGVIWNKDFQGMASEARSFEGGKSSYYLVLIWSTITFQLGVLGATAVLFLSSTVLAGVLNAVRVPLTSIAAVILLNDPMSGLKILSLIVTFWGFGCYIYGSSSGSRDPS; from the coding sequence ATGGAGGATGATTCACCAAATCCTCCCGTTTCATTGCATGCCCGGATTTCTGCCCTTAAGACAATGGCTTGGGAAGAATACAAAAGCAAGCCAATCTCGCATTGGATTCTTCTACTTCTAAGCAGTGCGGCAATGCTTGTAGCGTTTCCTGCATCTAGCCTTCTATCTCGTATCTATTTTGCCAATGGCGGCACTAGCAAGTGGATCATTTCATGGGTGGCTGTTGCAGGGTGGCCTTTGACTGCTTTGATCTTACTGCCTACGTACTTCTTCTGCAAAACCTTTCCCACCCCTCTGAATTTAAAACTTACATTATCTTATGCTTTCCTAGGTTTCCTAAGTGCTGCTGACAATCTTATGTATGCATATGCATATGCATACCTCCCAGCATCTACTGCTTCTCTTCTTGCATCATCATCTCTTGTATTTTCTGCATTGTTTGGATATATACTGGTGAAGAACAAACTCAATGCTTCAATAGTAAATGCTATTGTGATCATTACTGCTGCTATGACCATCATTGCATTGGATTCTGATTCGGACAGATATGACTATGTCACTGAGAAGCAATACATTCTAGGTTTCGTGTGGGATATTTTGGGATCTGCTCTCCATGGGCTCATTTTTGCTCTCTCAGAGCTAGTTTTTGTGAAGCTACTTGGTAGAAGGTCCTTCCATGTTGTGCTGGAGCAACAACTCGGGGTTTCCCTATTTGCGTTTCTGTTTACCACGATCGGGGTCATTTGGAATAAGGATTTTCAGGGAATGGCATCTGAGGCGAGAAGTTTCGAGGGTGGTAAATCTTCTTATTACCTTGTTCTCATTTGGAGTACAATCACTTTCCAGTTGGGGGTGTTAGGAGCTACTGCTGTGCTTTTTCTGTCTTCCACCGTTCTCGCTGGTGTTCTCAATGCAGTAAGGGTACCACTCACAAGCATTGCAGCTGTGATATTGTTAAACGATCCCATGAGCGGCTTAAAGATCCTCTCTTTGATAGTTACATTTTGGGGATTTGGCTGCTACATCTATGGCAGCTCCTCTGGAAGCAGAGATCCTTCATAA
- the LOC133708784 gene encoding eukaryotic translation initiation factor 5A-2-like — MSDEEHQFESKADAGASKTYPQQAGTIRKNGYIVIKARPCKVVEVSTSKTGKHGHAKCHFVAIDIFNGKKLEDIVPSSHNCDVPHVNRTDYQLIDISEDGFVSLLTENGNTKDDLRLPTDDALLTQLKDGFAEGKDLVVTVMSAMGEEQICALKDIGPKN; from the exons ATGTCTGACGAGGAGCACCAGTTCGAATCCAAGGCCGACGCCGGAGCTTCCAAGACCTACCCTCAGCAAGCCGGAACCATCCGTAAGAACGGCTACATCGTCATCAAGGCCAGGCCTTGCAAG GTTGTTGAAGTCTCCACTTCCAAGACAGGAAAGCACGGTCATGCTAAGTGCCACTTTGTTGCAATTGATATCTTCAATGGCAAGAAGCTTGAGGATATTGTCCCTTCATCCCACAATTGTGAT GTTCCTCATGTGAACCGTACTGACTACCAGCTGATTGATATCTCTGAAGATGGCTTT GTGAGTCTCTTGACTGAAAATGGAAACACCAAGGATGATCTGAGGCTTCCCACTGATGATGCTCTGCTCACTCAG CTTAAGGATGGATTTGCTGAGGGCAAGGATCTTGTGGTGACTGTCATGTCTGCAATGGGAGAGGAGCAGATCTGTGCCCTCAAGGACATTGGTCCCAAGAATTAA